The DNA region CTTAACAAAAGTGTCTGAAACAATGAATCAGGATATATTTTCATTCGTTTTGATAAtttagtttgatttttttttgtgattaatttcttttttgttttctgttggACCAAGTGTCAAATAAGCCAAAATATTCCAATTTACGTAGGAGACTGCACATAAGATAAGGGAGTACAAGACAAAGATACAGTAGGTCAAAGAAAGGATCAAATGCGGGGAAAGAGGCTGTAAGACGCAAGTAGAATATAGAGGCAGGACAGATGAAAGACGGCTCAAGGGGGAGGGGGGGTAAGAGGGGGTCCAATAATAAGTTAAATGCACGGTACGTGGAAGAGGGGGCACGACatagatagaacaaagataagaaaatatgtaaagaGGGGAGAAAAGGATTTGGGGAGAGTGATACAGAACGAATGCCAAGGCAGGACATGGAAAATTGGTATGTCTTTGGTGGTTAGACAGTTTGCTTTCATCGCGTACatacttctttttttttcagatcaataaaaaatgtaatagaTACACGGTGTTTGTTCGTCAAGTGAATAAACTATGACTActcatatatatgttttgtatagtGTTTGCATTGAGAGTTACTAAAGATCAGGGAAGCAAACGTGTGACCATCACTGTGTTAGTACAGTCCGATGTTTAATTAATAACGTGAGCTACGTACTGTTTACCCAACGGAGATCGGCAGACTATGGTATCGGGGTAGCTGATCGACTAGTGCCTGCTACTATACGCATCCTCACACACCTGTCGTCTGCTGCAGTCGCGAGTCCTACTAGAGCCTACCTGTAATGTAAGTATATCATTTGTCACAATTTCAATATTATATTAGTTGATTTATGTGCTATTTGTATATCCAAACAGTTTATAATTGCAGCATGGTGTGAAATAACTTGGCAACTAAATATCGTTTTACAAGATTACGGTTAAGGTGTACAACCATGACAACCTATCTGAAAGTACCGCGTCTGCTAGGGAAAAGTGGACGTAAGAAACAAGACTTTTAAGGTTTAAGAGCTTTACATATCGTGCAATGTATACCACTTTTAATGCaccaatttaatttttttcaatttgctgtaattggtatatataaaaatttgaATAATTGTGTGTTGTGTGTCCGGTGTAGTCATGTTTGGAGAAGAATGACAGTTTAAATGAAGGTATTACATCTTTTCAATATCAAGTACAGCTCTTATCAGACATGCGTTTTCTGTCTTTATCATAAAAAGTTATAAAGACAATACTTTGACCGGAATAATACATAAATGTTGTATAGAATTATATTCATGGAATACCTAGATATATATTGTggttatgtaaatattaaaatattaaggaAGACAAATAGTTGATTTATAATAGACAAATAACAAAGGATATTAAAACACAGTGCACTGTCATTGATATTACACATAGGATACAGGATATAGTGTTCTGTATATATCCTATATTTGTGTAACAGTCGATTACATTGTATCTGCTTTGATCACGCTTTTATAAGTTTTATTCACAACTGTGGAAAACAGACATCTGCAACAATCAAACCGACGTTACTTTTTACTCTTTTTATTATCACAATTAGCTTTGTTTAAATCTCTTATCTTTAGATAAGACCACCATAAtgtgtttacatttattttacgACTTTTAACATTCAATAATAGTTAAATGTAATGCATTTTGGTTTTTATTCAGCCGGGTTTTAATTgagttatacatattttaattcaaatccATATAATTTTAGAAAATCAGTTATTTTGTATAGATATAAGATATCATAAAATTTCTTATTGTGTGTTATTTTTAGTATATTATTTTTCagattgtttttaaattaattcaCGTTGTTGATCTACCAATACAACATTTAATTGGGTATTTGAGAGGGTATTTGATGCAGGTTAACGAGTGTAAATATCCACTGTACCAATAAAATCTAGTTCTAGAAGTGAAATAAGAACATGTAGTTATACTTCTCAAGTTTAAAGTACCATAATTATGTATCAACAATAGAACCCCTTTTGTGAGGAGAACAATGGTTAACATTTACCCGAAAATAGGAAACAATCAACTCCGCTTGAAAAAGACGAGGCTTGTAAAGAAATTATCCCTTATATGGTAATTGTGTTTGTATGCAAAGGACTTAGACCTAATATTgattgataaataatatattgcaAAGTGTACATGCTAATATAGTTAACTGTTTTCGTCTTCATTCACTTTTGTTTAATACCATATCGAAaagggtatgaaaaaaaaataagaaaataattttgattctGATGGTAATGCATATTTTTTCCACGGACAACTAATAGTTAAAGTGATAAAAATCTATCCATAAATTGTTTAGACCGATATTTTCATTATGTActgataattattattttcagccccaaaatatatgtagatataaacAATGGTTCATCTCCTAAAGAAGAAGGAACATTGaaaagacacacacacacaaacaataataaataaaacaaataaaaacaataataagaaaaataaagtaaaaaaataacatcGGAAAAGGTGTTGATGTGATTTGTATAAGATGATCATAAATTGTGACCCCAGCCTTTCAAACTACGATAAACTGTTACTAAGGGTAAAATTGTGCTGCAGAAAGACAATCACCCCAGATTATATTACATTAGTGATTTAGGTAGAAATATTAATATGACAATTATGAATAGTAGCATGCCGATAATGTGATAACATCTTTATCAAGTTTAGTTGTAGATTTTGTAAAGCACAGAGCAGATTAGTAAACTGCTTGGTTAGACagaacgtcatattaacagagAAGACCTTTTAAAGACAAACTTCCCCGCATACAATGTGTTGCTTGTGGTGTGCatgtattcgtgttgtatcacatggtaatagtggaactcttccTCTATTTGTAGTGCTCTAACAATAAAGCAGGTCACTAAAGACACTGAGCAGCACACCCCTTCCGACACAAAAAAACACATTCAGTTAATATTGGAATAGTGAAATTATAACAGTGTGACAGGTGTTACAATCTCATAGCATAACATCCCTGGGACTTACGCTTGACAGATCCCGTTAAAAACTGTTTCGaacattaataattaattacatacgTAAAGTTCTGATTTTCATCTGAATATACCTGAAGttaaattgaattaattgtGTGGGATCATCAGTCGATGGATTAATATCCTACATAATTGATTACCTATTGATTGGTTATAGAGAATGTTTGTGATTCTTCCATACCGTGTCGATATTGTGTACCTAACGAGACAATTGATATTGGACATGTTAGTCCGAATGAATATCCCCCGGTTATCGCTGCTCAAGGTGTAATACATGCGGACTCGGCTTTACTCATTTATCGATTTGTATTTCTAAGAAGATCGGTTGTTTTGCAGAAAATATCGGCACCTTGTTGGGGAAATGAGTCTACCTGCGAAATTCATTTTAACAATGGCGATGATACTTCCGGAAGTGAAAGGGACTAATTCGTATACACATCATATCGGTGAGTATCTGAATAGTAATTCACTTATACTGCTCCTTTGTTGAGATTTTTGCCATACGATGATATCTAATAtgttcaaaaataataaaatatttaactttCTATTTTATACTTAAATGTTATACTggttattttgagaaatattcATAATTCAAATGTACGTCTAGTCTCTAAAAATACAGTCGCTTATATTTGCTGGTAAAAATCGATCtttattgaaattgaattgGAATTGAACGAATTATTTCTCGATCTCGCAATAAGagtagaaaaaatatatatgtgcaTGTACGGTCTAccaattaatttatttcatggtgaacattttttttccaatttcgctataaaatcaattgtttaaacaataacagatattatattttgtgctttgtgatgtatatattaattgaaCTAACATTGATTTTCAGCCGTGTTATATCATAAAGACAAAGCTCCATTGTCCACAACAAATATGACAGTTGTAAGGGAGGATAGTACATCCGTCAACATGTCACTAGTTTATTACGAGGTTCCTCAGCAGAACATACTGGAACTCTCTAGGATAGGTAAGGTTTTAGTATAACATGCCCGTACCAAGGCATATAGACAGTGGGCCTAAATGGTTAAAATAGAACTTGTTGAAACATATCAGCGGAGGACTTGTCTATTTAACCAATTAACCCCTCAAGACAATCGCAACAAAACATTCGGAATGTATTGAGCAAAAAGCACATGCAAATGTTAGACTTATTTTTTTACTAATATGACTGTATGTTCTACCAACGAAATACTATGATCATGATCTAATAAAAATTGTGTTGTACCACTGTTTtcgaaatattttctttttagttTCACTCACTTGCACTGTTATAAAAAGTCcagataattttcaaaataaactgATATTGCTTTAGAAATTTGCTTGGTCACTAAAagtgttttattacatttaaaaaaaaattctttatcaattgtaaCTTTGCGAGCTAGAACTGCGATTTATGCCAATAAAAACTATTTTCTTCTTGATGTGTTTCAACGttgaattttcatttcatgtttcaGTTTGTAAACATCTAGAGGAAGGAGGAGCTGGATTCGTGAGTTATCTTGATTGTTCTTCAACTCAATATATGGATTATTATACATCACGGCTTGGAATCCCAGGCGTGTTATACTCAACGGAACCTTGTGATCGTGAGGTACACCAATCGACATATCCCACCATCAAAATGGTGCCTGACTGTTACATGCTCAACAAAGCTGTGACGAGTATTGTCAAGGCGCAGGCCTGGCCGGAAGTCACCATTCTGTATGATTCCATTTATAGTAAGTTTTAATTTTCCCTTTATCAGGATgaacaaaattataataatcGTATTTTGTCTTTAagcaatttttttttgcttttgtcAGTATGgaaattcatttttcaaaagaGAGAAAAACAGTTTGCGGTTTGTTACCAATATTAATTTAATGCTATATTTTTGATAGTATACGTCTTTATCACGAACCAGATTCCCGATGTATGCAAGATTTATTGATGAAAATCTCCAAGCTTTTGACACACTCACGCCTCATCAGAGTTACAAATACTACCGACATCAAATACGTGATGCCTACCACAGAAGGTCCGGGAGGTCTGAATATGGTCGTTATCGTGTCTGAGGACAGACTCGATGGGCTTTTACAGCAGGTAATACTTGTTTATATCATTGTCGTACTTACAACTTTGTTTAATCAAATGACCAAAATGACAACAACATGGCGTATTGACTTGCTAGGTAGTTGTTGGTAGGCTTTGCtgaatttgaattataaattCTATTAAAACATTTGCTGAGTTATTGAGATATTGAGATAACCCCAGGCCCCCAGATCACGataatttgttttctgtttcatctacattttaaagttttctttTCCATATTACAGCATTCGACTCGTTTTACCATATtttagaaaaaacaaaaaatacattgattatTCATGTCTAGTGCTCAGCAACGAAGTACGTAAGACCCTCTCGTTGTTAGAACAATGTTAATGGATGAGATAAATAGTTTGTCTATTTTGTCTACGTTGATGACGTCAGATCCCACGCTGGTTGACAATTACGCTTGACAACATGGCATATTTCTTACAGTAGAAACAGTCCTTGCATGCCAATTATCATAGATGGTATGCCTATAAAAGAAATTTATCTTTCTTACTACATTTCTTCGAGATCTGCACTGCTAACGAATGGTATGTTTTCTCtctcaaaaacatgagcagacgactacatatttttcttcagttacaaaagttaatttctttttttttaccaaCATTTAAAAGTACTTGTTTTGgttcaagataaaaatactgcaaataattaattgcgaCCCGAAAGAGCCAATGTCGCTATGTCTATGAAAAATAAAGAACAGATTGTACATTCACCAAAAGCAAAGTTTAgtactttatattatttttgtgttaattagacacacatttacatgagtaaagaccaatttttgttcaaatgatgagagTCGTTCATGGACTGTCGgcatctttaaaattatcaTCGTCCAATCACAACTTGGACAAAGTTCATTCCATAATTTTTGCCGTATCTACGTATTCATCTTTCATTTAGCTATTGACATATATCATTATTTGACTTTATAAGGACGTTTATtctaaaaaaaaccttttgtgTAACCAGGCGTACGACAATGGGATGTTGGGTTCGAACTTTTTCTGGCTGATAGTGGAGAGTAGCCCTAACCTCTGCTGGACACCTCCCGCAAATCTGTCACAAAGTCATCTCTTAGTGCTTCAGAGAAGGCAGAGTCTGACACAAACTAATGAACTATGCCGCACAGGAAAGGTAAAATAAAGAAACGTGCTCGTTCAGAAGTAAGCAGAAATTGATAGGCAATATATCCGATACATTTTAAAGCCTGATACAGGCTACTGAACTATGCCGCACAAGAGAAGTAAAATAGAGAAACGTGCTTGTCTTGAAGTTAGCAGAAAATGATAGGCATTATATCCGATACGTGTTAGAGGGATTAAAGGAAACATGTGCAGTAGTCACAATTTCTTGAACACTGATATTTCTAACTCCACAAAATAAAGGTCCGTTTCTTCGACATCGTCTGGACAACATTTACATTCATATTATCTTAAAATGCGAGTTTAATAAATATGGTATGTAATTTAGTTGATGTCAACAAATTACATATCTTCGTTGAGTTATACGATTAAAGTATAATGATATTCAACTGTACATAAAAAGCCTAAGTTCATTTGTTATCCCATCTGTTACGTCAGTTTTTATTACTCAGTAGCAGTTAATTATTTATCTTAACTATTCACCTGACTTATAGTGAAATAACATGCAATGTCAAGTTATCAGCCTCATTAAGGGATGTTCGTGATGCAAAGAAAACTTGGATTTTTTGTCAAAGGGCATATCAGTAGCACGATACATAAGTGTTCACCAGTATGAAGTTTATCACAAACACATGAAATGTGACGCTTCAGCTGGTTGCATGTTTAACGTGTAATGGAATTATGCAACAATTAAAAAATCGGTTTCAAGcgattatataaaaaaaaaatatcacaattatTTCCTTTTACTAAATTCCTTTGTCCATAGATCAACACTGTACTAATTGAAGAGGGAAGAGACATTTTGTATGATGCCATCACCAGAAGTTACGTCAATGGTTGGGAAAGATACTCTGGGAATCAATCAACAACTTGTAGCGAGTTAAAGATGTCTCAATCTCCATGGATGCAGACAGTGCGCTCCAACTTGTATGCAGTacgtaaataaaaatattaatcttAGCACTTTTATCATGCCGTAATTGACTAGAATTAGATATTGAACATTCGTCATTGTTGTCGCAAATATCACTAGTAGTGTAAAACGCCAATGTTATAAAACCATCTGAGGTAAAATGAGTTTAATTTTGTGCTGAGCTAATAAGAATCTAATAGCATATTACAGTTGATTCGGTTATTGAAGCATTGTTTGGGTTCATTCTTCATACATCGGGagtggttaccatggtaacagcgAAAATTGTGGGATACACCTTGGTTGATggcaaatgtgttttcactactTCTCGGTCTTTAGTTTAAAACCAACAAAAATCACGGATACAcattaatattgaaatatgtcgtacatcaatatacagaaatattaaaatatcaatagtATATTAAACATCAGGGAAATTCTTCTCAAATACTCACATATTAATTCAAGTCGAATATTTTCATGTCGTGTACGTTTCAGATTTCAGATTTAGCTATCTTCAAGTTAAGTCTTattgtatttatcaattatatagAAGTTAATTTTGAAAGctacattttaaaacattaattaatttaagtGTTTCCTTCATCAACTTGATTGTTTACTATCACTTTCcaatttaaaaataacataacCACGCGTTATTTCTTATGCAGGTAAACGGATCACAGATAACTACGGATGCTGACCTGAGTTTCGATACTAATGGTTACCCAGACGTGGTAAAGTACGACATTCTAAGCACTTCTGATAGAGGAAACAATTTCTTGAATATTGTAGCAGGCTGGGATAATGAAAACGGATTCAAACTTAAAGACTCGCTGCTGTATTTGAATACGTTTATGGACTTCGGAAACCGTACACTCCTCATCGCAACGCAAGAGGTAAGTAGGCTTATTGTCTATGAATAAGTCTTACCacttttattgaaattgaaaaaaatggtaGATTACTTATTTTAtgatttcaaaaaatatttacgattATCTTTTGTCAAAATTCTTTTGTATTCTCATATCTCGCAGTATTATTTCTGTTGTAGGCTAAACCCTTTACAATCCGATCTGAGGTCAACGGCACTGTTACATTCACCGGGTTTTGTTTGGACATATTAGACGAACTTGCGATGAGGTTTAACTTCAGGTAATGAATTTATCATTTCTATGATTCTAACGTTTGCATTGATGTTTTACATGCTATTGTCGTTAACTCAACGTAATGGCTTACCATATTTTTTTTCGGATACAAAATTACTTACAGCTTAAAATCAGTAACAGTATCACGCCTCGTTATTAGGcccaaaaataatatgtctgttcaGGGTTActcgaccgaccctatttttttcccCTCACTTTTcaacgaaaaaaatataaaaggtC from Argopecten irradians isolate NY chromosome 5, Ai_NY, whole genome shotgun sequence includes:
- the LOC138324505 gene encoding glutamate receptor ionotropic, kainate 2-like, which gives rise to MSLPAKFILTMAMILPEVKGTNSYTHHIAVLYHKDKAPLSTTNMTVVREDSTSVNMSLVYYEVPQQNILELSRIVCKHLEEGGAGFVSYLDCSSTQYMDYYTSRLGIPGVLYSTEPCDREVHQSTYPTIKMVPDCYMLNKAVTSIVKAQAWPEVTILYDSIYNSRCMQDLLMKISKLLTHSRLIRVTNTTDIKYVMPTTEGPGGLNMVVIVSEDRLDGLLQQAYDNGMLGSNFFWLIVESSPNLCWTPPANLSQSHLLVLQRRQSLTQTNELCRTGKINTVLIEEGRDILYDAITRSYVNGWERYSGNQSTTCSELKMSQSPWMQTVRSNLYAVNGSQITTDADLSFDTNGYPDVVKYDILSTSDRGNNFLNIVAGWDNENGFKLKDSLLYLNTFMDFGNRTLLIATQEAKPFTIRSEVNGTVTFTGFCLDILDELAMRFNFRYTLIEPPDGLWGGPNPDGSWNGMVGMVKRGEIAFAIGPFTITSLREQVIDFTKPFMEDGAGILTTRPDADSDKFFRIIRPFALPVWGCIAIAIVCVGLLLFIVNRLSPYTAYNRRHKDSSPEEVSLTSNMWLVFGTFVNQGGVTYPTAISGRCIVGFWWVFTILITSTYTANLAAFLTVTIAVKPINSLNELAAHEQIKPLVKAGTNLYSLFQTADSGIYKTIWSRMNDMPVVKSTNEALDIVRTSNTAYMTDRSQLEYHVLSDCKTYALADEIFNTAGYGFVVPEHAPYLDSFNYNIMRMQEAGLIEKWRQKWWPRSDQCSVSDRTSSATALGIDSLAGPFLVYVCIAALSFVCLLIEICLKRRAYVKQKKLTQLPNNTCMTNGVGNGAVNNGFEFD